Proteins encoded by one window of Lathyrus oleraceus cultivar Zhongwan6 chromosome 1, CAAS_Psat_ZW6_1.0, whole genome shotgun sequence:
- the LOC127119845 gene encoding glycolate oxidase 1, with translation MEITNVSEYENVAKQKLPKMVFDYYASGAEDQWTLQENRNAFSRILFRPRILIDVSKIDMTTTVLGFKISMPIMIAPTAMQKMAHPEGEYATARAASAAGTIMTLSSWATSSVEEVASTGPGIRFFQLYVYKDRNVVAQLVRRAEKAGFKAIALTVDTPRLGRREADIKNRFVLPPFLTLKNFEGLDLGKMDQANDSGLASYVAGQIDRTLSWKDVKWLQTITSLPILVKGVLTAEDTRLAVQSGAAGIIVSNHGARQLDYVPATISALEEVVKAAQGRVPVFLDGGVRRGTDVFKALALGASGIFIGRPVVYSLAAEGEVGVRKVLQMLREEFEMTMTLSGCRSLKEITREHITADWDTPRTHPRALPRL, from the exons ATGGAGATAACCAATGTTAGTGAGTACGAGAATGTTGCGAAGCAGAAGTTGCCGAAGATGGTGTTTGATTACTATGCTTCTGGTGCTGAAGACCAGTGGACTCTCCAAGAAAACAGAAACGCTTTCTCCAGAATTTT GTTTAGGCCGCGGATTCTTATCGATGTGAGCAAGATCGACATGACAACTACTGTCCTCGGATTCAAAATATCCATGCCAATCATGATTGCTCCAACTGCCATGCAGAAAATGGCTCATCCTGAGG GAGAGTATGCCACAGCAAGAGCTGCATCAGCTGCTGGAACAATCATG ACTTTGTCATCATGGGCAACTTCAAGTGTTGAAGAAGTGGCTTCAACAGGACCTGGCATTCGCTTTTTCCAGCTATAT GTTTATAAGGACAGGAATGTGGTTGCTCAGCTTGTGAGAAGAGCTGAAAAAGCTGGATTCAAAGCTATTGCCCTTACGGTTGATACTCCAAGACTCGGACGCAGGGAAGCTGATATCAAGAACAG ATTCGTTCTGCCACCGTTTTTGACATTGAAGAACTTTGAAGGTTTGGACCTTGGAAAGATGGACCAA GCTAATGACTCTGGACTTGCTTCCTATGTTGCTGGTCAAATTGATCGTACTCTAAGCTGGAAG GATGTGAAGTGGCTTCAGACAATCACCAGCCTTCCAATTCTTGTGAAGGGTGTACTCACTGCGGAGGATA CAAGGCTAGCAGTACAAAGTGGTGCAGCTGGAATAATTGTGTCCAATCATGGAGCAAGACAGCTTGATTATGTTCCAGCAACCATAAGCGCCTTAGAAGAG GTTGTGAAAGCTGCTCAAGGCCGCGTTCCTGTATTTTTGGATGGCGGTGTTCGCCGTGGAACTGATGTCTTCAAGGCATTGGCACTTGGTGCCTCTGGCATATTC ATTGGACGTCCTGTGGTGTATTCGTTGGCTGCTGAAGGAGAAGTTGGAGTAAGAAAAGTTCTTCAGATGTTACGCGAAGAGTTTGAGATGACAATGACTTTGAGCGGATGCCGTTCATTGAAAGAAATCACTCGCGAACACATTACTGCAGATTGGGACACCCCTCGCACTCATCCACGTGCATTACCAAGATTATGA